One Symphalangus syndactylus isolate Jambi chromosome 20, NHGRI_mSymSyn1-v2.1_pri, whole genome shotgun sequence DNA segment encodes these proteins:
- the LOC129470552 gene encoding tubulin-specific chaperone A-like isoform X1 yields MADPRVRQIKMKTGVVKRLVKEKVMYEKEAKQQEEKIEKMRAEDGENYDIKKQAEILQESRMMIPDCQRRLEAAYLDLQQILESEKDLEEAEEYKEARLVLDSVKLEA; encoded by the coding sequence ATGGCCGATCCTCGCGTGAGACAGATCAAGATGAAGACCGGCGTGGTGAAGCGGTTGGTCAAAGAAAAAGTGATGTATGAAAAAGAGGCAAAACAACAAgaagaaaagattgaaaaaatgAGAGCTGAAGATGGTGAAAATTATGAcattaaaaagcaggcagagaTCCTACAAGAATCCCGGATGATGATCCCAGATTGCCAGCGCAGGTTGGAAGCCGCATATTTGGATCTTCAGCAGATATTAGAAAGTGAAAAAGACTTGGAAGAAGCTGAGGAATATAAAGAAGCACGTTTAGTACTGGATTCAGTGAAGTTAGAAGCCTGA
- the LOC129470552 gene encoding tubulin-specific chaperone A-like isoform X2, whose translation MADPRVRQIKMKTGVVKRLVKEKVMYEKEAKQQEEKIEKMRAEDGENYDIKKQILESEKDLEEAEEYKEARLVLDSVKLEA comes from the exons ATGGCCGATCCTCGCGTGAGACAGATCAAGATGAAGACCGGCGTGGTGAAGCGGTTGGTCAAAGAAAAAGTGATGTATGAAAAAGAGGCAAAACAACAAgaagaaaagattgaaaaaatgAGAGCTGAAGATGGTGAAAATTATGAcattaaaaagcag ATATTAGAAAGTGAAAAAGACTTGGAAGAAGCTGAGGAATATAAAGAAGCACGTTTAGTACTGGATTCAGTGAAGTTAGAAGCCTGA
- the SGSM2 gene encoding small G protein signaling modulator 2 isoform X2: MGSAGDAVKEKLLWNVKKEVKQIMEEAVTRKFVHEDSSHIIALCGAVEACLLHQLRRRAAGFLRSDKMAALFTKVGKTCPVAGEICHKVQELQQQAEGRKPSGVSQEALRRQGSASGKAPALSPQALKHIWVRTALIEKVLDKVVQYLAENCSKYYEKEALLADPVFGPILASLLVGPCALEYTKLKTADHYWTDPSADELVQRHRIRGLPTRQDSPAKRPALGIRKRHSSGSASEDRLAACARECVESLHQNSRTRLLYGKNHVLVQPKEDMEAVPGYLSLHQSAESLTLKWTPNQLMNGTLGDSELEKSVYWDYALVVPFSQVVCIHCHQQKSGGTLVLVSQDGIQRPPLHFPQGGHLLSFLSCLENGLLPRGQLEPPLWTQQGKGKVFPKLRKRSSIRSVDMEEMGTGRATDYVFRIIYPGHRHEHNAGDMIEMQGFGPSLPAWHLEPLCSQGFSCLSCSSSSSPRATPSHCSCIPDRLPLRLLCESMKRQIVSRAFYGWLAHCRHLSTVRTHLSALVHHSIIPPDRPPGASAGLTKDVWSKYQKDKKNYKELELLRRVYYGGIEHEIRKDVWPFLLGHYKFGMSKKEMEQVDAVVAARYQQVLAEWKACEVVVRQREREAHPATRTKFSSGSSIDSHVQRLIHRDSTISNDVFISVDDLEPPGPQDPEDCRPKPEQEAGAGTPGTTVVEQQHSVEFDSPDSGLPSSRNYSVASGIQSSLDEGQSVGFEEEDGGGEEGSSGPGPAAHTLTEPQDLSQEKPSQAGELEAGEELAAVCAAAYTIELLDTVALNLHRIDKDVQRCDRNYWYFTPPNLERLRDVMCSYVWEHLEVGYVQGMCDLLAPLLVTLDNDQLAYSCFSHLMKRMSQNFPNGGAMDTHFSNMRSLIQILDSELFELMHQNGDYTHFYFCYRWFLLDFKRELLYEDVFAVWEVIWAARHISSEHFVLFIALALVEAYREIICDNNMDFTDIIKFFNERAEHHDAQEILRIARDLVHKVQMLIENK; the protein is encoded by the exons GTGAAGCAAATCATGGAGGAGGCTGTCACCAGGAAGTTTGTGCATGAAGACAGCAGCCACATCATTGCTTTATGTG GTGCGGTGGAGGCTTGCCTCTTGCATCAGCTGAGACGCCGTGCCGCTGGCTTCCTGCGTAGTGACAAGATGGCAGCCCTGTTCACCAAGGTGGGGAAGACGTGCCCAGTGGCAGGGGAGATTTGCCACAAGGTACAGGAGCTGCAGCAACAAGCAGAGGGCAG GAAACCCTCAGGGGTCAGCCAGGAGGCCCTGCGGAGACAGGGCTCAGCCAGCGGGAAGGCCCCGGCCCTCAGCCCTCAGGCCTTGAAACACATATGGGTACGCACGGCGCTCATTGAGAAAGTTCTGGACAAGGTTGTGCAATACCTGGCAGAAAACTGCAG CAAGTACTACGAGAAGGAGGCATTGCTGGCAGACCCTGTGTTCGGCCCGATCCTGGCCTCTCTTCTAG TGGGACCCTGTGCCTTGGAATACACTAAGCTCAAGACAGCCGATCACTACTGGACTGACCCCTCTGCCGATGAGCTGGTCCAGAGGCACCGCATTCGGGGTCTGCCTACTCGCCAGGACTCCCCTGCAAAGCGCCCAGCCCTGGGG ATCCGGAAACGGCACTCAAGCGGCAGCGCATCGGAGGACAGGCTGGCTGCCTGTGCCCGCGAGTGTGTGGAGTCCCTGCACCAGAACTCACGGACGCGGCTGCTCTATGGCAAGAACCACGTGCTGGTGCAGCCG AAGGAGGACATGGAGGCGGTCCCTGGCTACCTCTCCCTGCACCAGTCTGCAGAGAGCCTGACTCTGAAGTGGACCCCCAACCAGCTCATGAATGGCACTCTGGGGGACTCCGAGCTGGAAAAGAG CGTTTACTGGGACTATGCCCTGGTGGTGCCCTTCAGCCAGGTCGTGTGCATCCACTGCCACCAGCAAA AGAGCGGTGGCACGCTTGTGCTGGTGAGCCAGGATGGCATCCAGAGGCCGCCGCTGCATTTCCCGCAGGGAGGACACCTGCTGTCCTTTCTGTCTTGTCTGGAGAATGGGCTGCTGCCTCGGGGACAGCTAGAGCCCCCGCTGTGGACCCAGCAGGGGAAG GGGAAGGTGTTCCCCAAGCTACGGAAACGAAGCAGCATTCGCTCCGTGGATATGGAGGAGATGGGCACGGGGCGGGCCACGGACTATGTGTTCCGGATCATCTACCCCGGCCACAGGCACGAGCACA ATGCTGGTGACATGATCGAGATGCAGGGCTTTGggcccagcctgccagcctggcaCCTGGAGCCCCTGTGCAGTCAGggcttctcctgcctctcctgctcCTCCAGCAGCTCCCCACGTGCAACCCCCAGCCACTGTAGCTGCATCCCTGACCG GTTGCCACTCAGGCTACTGTGTGAGAGCATGAAGAGGCAGATCGTGTCCCGGGCCTTCTATGGCT GGCTGGCACACTGCCGCCACCTGTCCACGGTGCGGACCCACCTGTCAGCGCTGGTGCATCATAGCATCATCCCACCTGACCGGCCCCCGGGGGCCTCCGCGGGCCTCACTAAGGACGTGTGGAGCAAGTATCAGAAGGACAAAAAG AACTACAAAGAGCTGGAGCTGCTGCGGCGAGTTTACTACGGAGGCATAGAGCACGAGATCCGCAAGGACGTCTGGCCCTTTCTGCTTGGCCACTACAAGTTTGGCATGAGCAAGAAGGAGATGGAGCAG GTGGACGCAGTGGTGGCAGCAAGGTACCAGCAGGTGTTGGCAGAGTGGAAGGCCTGCGAGGTGGTGGTGAGGCAGCGGGAGCGGGAGGCCCACCCAGCCACACGTACCAAGTTCTCCTCAGGCAGCAGCATCGACAGCCACGTGCAGCGACTCATCCACCGAGACTCCACCATCAGCAACGAT GTGTTTATCTCTGTGGATGATCTGGAACCCCCGGGGCCCCAGGACCCTGAAGATTGCAGACCAAAACCTGAGCAGGAAGCAGGAGCTGGGACTCCGGGCACCACGGTGGTGGAGCAGCAGCATTCCGTGGAGTTCGACTCTCCAGACTCAGGACTGCCCTCCTCTCGCAATTACTCCGTGGCCTCGGGCATCCAGTCAAGCCTAGATGAGGGGCAGAGCGTGGGCTTCGAAGAGGAGGACGGCGGTGGGGAGGAAGGCTCCAGTGGGCCCGGTCCTGCAGCTCACACTTTGACGGAGCCCCAGGATCTCAGCCAGGAGAAGCCTTCTCAGGCCGGAGAACTGGAGGCCGGAGAGGAGCTTGCGGCTGTGTGCGCGGCTGCCTACACC ATAGAATTACTGGACACTGTGGCCTTAAACCTGCACCGCATAGACAAGGATGTGCAGAGATGTGACCGCAACTACTGGTACTTCACGCCCCCCAACCTCGAGAGGCTCAGAGACGTCATGTGCAG CTACGTGTGGGAGCACCTGGAGGTGGGCTATGTGCAGGGCATGTGCGATCTGCTGGCGCCTCTCCTGGTCACCCTCGACAATG ATCAGCTGGCCTACAGCTGCTTCAGCCACCTCATGAAGAGGATGAGCCAGAACTTCCCCAACGGGGGTGCCATGGACACCCACTTTTCCAACATGCGCTCCCTCATCCAG ATCCTGGACTCAGAGCTATTTGAGCTGATGCATCAGAATGGAGACTACACCCACTTCTACTTCTGTTATCGCTGGTTCCTGCTGGATTTTAAGAGAG AACTGCTGTATGAGGATGTGTTTGCTGTGTGGGAGGTGATCTGGGCAGCCAGGCACATCTCATCGGAGCACTTTGTCCTGTTCATCGCCCTCGCCCTGGTGGAGGCCTACCGAGAGATCATCTGCGACAACAACATGGACTTCACTGACATCATCAAGTTTTTCAATG AACGTGCTGAGCATCACGATGCCCAGGAGATCCTGCGGATTGCCCGGGACCTCGTCCACAAGGTGCAGATGCTCATAGAGAACAAGTGA
- the SGSM2 gene encoding small G protein signaling modulator 2 isoform X1, whose amino-acid sequence MGSAGDAVKEKLLWNVKKEVKQIMEEAVTRKFVHEDSSHIIALCGAVEACLLHQLRRRAAGFLRSDKMAALFTKVGKTCPVAGEICHKVQELQQQAEGRKPSGVSQEALRRQGSASGKAPALSPQALKHIWVRTALIEKVLDKVVQYLAENCSKYYEKEALLADPVFGPILASLLVGPCALEYTKLKTADHYWTDPSADELVQRHRIRGLPTRQDSPAKRPALGIRKRHSSGSASEDRLAACARECVESLHQNSRTRLLYGKNHVLVQPKEDMEAVPGYLSLHQSAESLTLKWTPNQLMNGTLGDSELEKSVYWDYALVVPFSQVVCIHCHQQKSGGTLVLVSQDGIQRPPLHFPQGGHLLSFLSCLENGLLPRGQLEPPLWTQQGKGKVFPKLRKRSSIRSVDMEEMGTGRATDYVFRIIYPGHRHEHITINYHHLAASRAASVDDDEEEEDKLHAMLSMICSRNLTAPNPMKDAGDMIEMQGFGPSLPAWHLEPLCSQGFSCLSCSSSSSPRATPSHCSCIPDRLPLRLLCESMKRQIVSRAFYGWLAHCRHLSTVRTHLSALVHHSIIPPDRPPGASAGLTKDVWSKYQKDKKNYKELELLRRVYYGGIEHEIRKDVWPFLLGHYKFGMSKKEMEQVDAVVAARYQQVLAEWKACEVVVRQREREAHPATRTKFSSGSSIDSHVQRLIHRDSTISNDVFISVDDLEPPGPQDPEDCRPKPEQEAGAGTPGTTVVEQQHSVEFDSPDSGLPSSRNYSVASGIQSSLDEGQSVGFEEEDGGGEEGSSGPGPAAHTLTEPQDLSQEKPSQAGELEAGEELAAVCAAAYTIELLDTVALNLHRIDKDVQRCDRNYWYFTPPNLERLRDVMCSYVWEHLEVGYVQGMCDLLAPLLVTLDNDQLAYSCFSHLMKRMSQNFPNGGAMDTHFSNMRSLIQILDSELFELMHQNGDYTHFYFCYRWFLLDFKRELLYEDVFAVWEVIWAARHISSEHFVLFIALALVEAYREIICDNNMDFTDIIKFFNERAEHHDAQEILRIARDLVHKVQMLIENK is encoded by the exons GTGAAGCAAATCATGGAGGAGGCTGTCACCAGGAAGTTTGTGCATGAAGACAGCAGCCACATCATTGCTTTATGTG GTGCGGTGGAGGCTTGCCTCTTGCATCAGCTGAGACGCCGTGCCGCTGGCTTCCTGCGTAGTGACAAGATGGCAGCCCTGTTCACCAAGGTGGGGAAGACGTGCCCAGTGGCAGGGGAGATTTGCCACAAGGTACAGGAGCTGCAGCAACAAGCAGAGGGCAG GAAACCCTCAGGGGTCAGCCAGGAGGCCCTGCGGAGACAGGGCTCAGCCAGCGGGAAGGCCCCGGCCCTCAGCCCTCAGGCCTTGAAACACATATGGGTACGCACGGCGCTCATTGAGAAAGTTCTGGACAAGGTTGTGCAATACCTGGCAGAAAACTGCAG CAAGTACTACGAGAAGGAGGCATTGCTGGCAGACCCTGTGTTCGGCCCGATCCTGGCCTCTCTTCTAG TGGGACCCTGTGCCTTGGAATACACTAAGCTCAAGACAGCCGATCACTACTGGACTGACCCCTCTGCCGATGAGCTGGTCCAGAGGCACCGCATTCGGGGTCTGCCTACTCGCCAGGACTCCCCTGCAAAGCGCCCAGCCCTGGGG ATCCGGAAACGGCACTCAAGCGGCAGCGCATCGGAGGACAGGCTGGCTGCCTGTGCCCGCGAGTGTGTGGAGTCCCTGCACCAGAACTCACGGACGCGGCTGCTCTATGGCAAGAACCACGTGCTGGTGCAGCCG AAGGAGGACATGGAGGCGGTCCCTGGCTACCTCTCCCTGCACCAGTCTGCAGAGAGCCTGACTCTGAAGTGGACCCCCAACCAGCTCATGAATGGCACTCTGGGGGACTCCGAGCTGGAAAAGAG CGTTTACTGGGACTATGCCCTGGTGGTGCCCTTCAGCCAGGTCGTGTGCATCCACTGCCACCAGCAAA AGAGCGGTGGCACGCTTGTGCTGGTGAGCCAGGATGGCATCCAGAGGCCGCCGCTGCATTTCCCGCAGGGAGGACACCTGCTGTCCTTTCTGTCTTGTCTGGAGAATGGGCTGCTGCCTCGGGGACAGCTAGAGCCCCCGCTGTGGACCCAGCAGGGGAAG GGGAAGGTGTTCCCCAAGCTACGGAAACGAAGCAGCATTCGCTCCGTGGATATGGAGGAGATGGGCACGGGGCGGGCCACGGACTATGTGTTCCGGATCATCTACCCCGGCCACAGGCACGAGCACA TCACTATTAACTACCACCACCTAGCGGCCAGCCGCGCGGCCTCGGTGGACgatgatgaggaagaggaggataaACTGCACGCGATGCTCTCAATGATCTGCTCGCGGAACCTCACAGCTCCCAATCCGATGAAAG ATGCTGGTGACATGATCGAGATGCAGGGCTTTGggcccagcctgccagcctggcaCCTGGAGCCCCTGTGCAGTCAGggcttctcctgcctctcctgctcCTCCAGCAGCTCCCCACGTGCAACCCCCAGCCACTGTAGCTGCATCCCTGACCG GTTGCCACTCAGGCTACTGTGTGAGAGCATGAAGAGGCAGATCGTGTCCCGGGCCTTCTATGGCT GGCTGGCACACTGCCGCCACCTGTCCACGGTGCGGACCCACCTGTCAGCGCTGGTGCATCATAGCATCATCCCACCTGACCGGCCCCCGGGGGCCTCCGCGGGCCTCACTAAGGACGTGTGGAGCAAGTATCAGAAGGACAAAAAG AACTACAAAGAGCTGGAGCTGCTGCGGCGAGTTTACTACGGAGGCATAGAGCACGAGATCCGCAAGGACGTCTGGCCCTTTCTGCTTGGCCACTACAAGTTTGGCATGAGCAAGAAGGAGATGGAGCAG GTGGACGCAGTGGTGGCAGCAAGGTACCAGCAGGTGTTGGCAGAGTGGAAGGCCTGCGAGGTGGTGGTGAGGCAGCGGGAGCGGGAGGCCCACCCAGCCACACGTACCAAGTTCTCCTCAGGCAGCAGCATCGACAGCCACGTGCAGCGACTCATCCACCGAGACTCCACCATCAGCAACGAT GTGTTTATCTCTGTGGATGATCTGGAACCCCCGGGGCCCCAGGACCCTGAAGATTGCAGACCAAAACCTGAGCAGGAAGCAGGAGCTGGGACTCCGGGCACCACGGTGGTGGAGCAGCAGCATTCCGTGGAGTTCGACTCTCCAGACTCAGGACTGCCCTCCTCTCGCAATTACTCCGTGGCCTCGGGCATCCAGTCAAGCCTAGATGAGGGGCAGAGCGTGGGCTTCGAAGAGGAGGACGGCGGTGGGGAGGAAGGCTCCAGTGGGCCCGGTCCTGCAGCTCACACTTTGACGGAGCCCCAGGATCTCAGCCAGGAGAAGCCTTCTCAGGCCGGAGAACTGGAGGCCGGAGAGGAGCTTGCGGCTGTGTGCGCGGCTGCCTACACC ATAGAATTACTGGACACTGTGGCCTTAAACCTGCACCGCATAGACAAGGATGTGCAGAGATGTGACCGCAACTACTGGTACTTCACGCCCCCCAACCTCGAGAGGCTCAGAGACGTCATGTGCAG CTACGTGTGGGAGCACCTGGAGGTGGGCTATGTGCAGGGCATGTGCGATCTGCTGGCGCCTCTCCTGGTCACCCTCGACAATG ATCAGCTGGCCTACAGCTGCTTCAGCCACCTCATGAAGAGGATGAGCCAGAACTTCCCCAACGGGGGTGCCATGGACACCCACTTTTCCAACATGCGCTCCCTCATCCAG ATCCTGGACTCAGAGCTATTTGAGCTGATGCATCAGAATGGAGACTACACCCACTTCTACTTCTGTTATCGCTGGTTCCTGCTGGATTTTAAGAGAG AACTGCTGTATGAGGATGTGTTTGCTGTGTGGGAGGTGATCTGGGCAGCCAGGCACATCTCATCGGAGCACTTTGTCCTGTTCATCGCCCTCGCCCTGGTGGAGGCCTACCGAGAGATCATCTGCGACAACAACATGGACTTCACTGACATCATCAAGTTTTTCAATG AACGTGCTGAGCATCACGATGCCCAGGAGATCCTGCGGATTGCCCGGGACCTCGTCCACAAGGTGCAGATGCTCATAGAGAACAAGTGA
- the SGSM2 gene encoding small G protein signaling modulator 2 isoform X3: MGSAGDAVKEKLLWNVKKEVKQIMEEAVTRKFVHEDSSHIIALCGAVEACLLHQLRRRAAGFLRSDKMAALFTKVGKTCPVAGEICHKVQELQQQAEGRKPSGVSQEALRRQGSASGKAPALSPQALKHIWVRTALIEKVLDKVVQYLAENCSKYYEKEALLADPVFGPILASLLVGPCALEYTKLKTADHYWTDPSADELVQRHRIRGLPTRQDSPAKRPALGIRKRHSSGSASEDRLAACARECVESLHQNSRTRLLYGKNHVLVQPKEDMEAVPGYLSLHQSAESLTLKWTPNQLMNGTLGDSELEKSVYWDYALVVPFSQVVCIHCHQQKSGGTLVLVSQDGIQRPPLHFPQGGHLLSFLSCLENGLLPRGQLEPPLWTQQGKGKVFPKLRKRSSIRSVDMEEMGTGRATDYVFRIIYPGHRHEHNAGDMIEMQGFGPSLPAWHLEPLCSQGFSCLSCSSSSSPRATPSHCSCIPDRLPLRLLCESMKRQIVSRAFYGWLAHCRHLSTVRTHLSALVHHSIIPPDRPPGASAGLTKDVWSKYQKDKKNYKELELLRRVYYGGIEHEIRKDVWPFLLGHYKFGMSKKEMEQVDAVVAARYQQVLAEWKACEVVVRQREREAHPATRTKFSSGSSIDSHVQRLIHRDSTISNDVFISVDDLEPPGPQDPEDCRPKPEQEAGAGTPGTTVVEQQHSVEFDSPDSGLPSSRNYSVASGIQSSLDEGQSVGFEEEDGGGEEGSSGPGPAAHTLTEPQDLSQEKPSQAGELEAGEELAAVCAAAYTIELLDTVALNLHRIDKDVQRCDRNYWYFTPPNLERLRDVMCSYVWEHLEVGYVQGMCDLLAPLLVTLDNDQLAYSCFSHLMKRMSQNFPNGGAMDTHFSNMRSLIQILDSELFELMHQNGDYTHFYFCYRWFLLDFKRELLYEDVFAVWEVIWAARHISSEHFVLFIALALVEAYREIICDNNMDFTDIIKFFNGTSLKTTCK, translated from the exons GTGAAGCAAATCATGGAGGAGGCTGTCACCAGGAAGTTTGTGCATGAAGACAGCAGCCACATCATTGCTTTATGTG GTGCGGTGGAGGCTTGCCTCTTGCATCAGCTGAGACGCCGTGCCGCTGGCTTCCTGCGTAGTGACAAGATGGCAGCCCTGTTCACCAAGGTGGGGAAGACGTGCCCAGTGGCAGGGGAGATTTGCCACAAGGTACAGGAGCTGCAGCAACAAGCAGAGGGCAG GAAACCCTCAGGGGTCAGCCAGGAGGCCCTGCGGAGACAGGGCTCAGCCAGCGGGAAGGCCCCGGCCCTCAGCCCTCAGGCCTTGAAACACATATGGGTACGCACGGCGCTCATTGAGAAAGTTCTGGACAAGGTTGTGCAATACCTGGCAGAAAACTGCAG CAAGTACTACGAGAAGGAGGCATTGCTGGCAGACCCTGTGTTCGGCCCGATCCTGGCCTCTCTTCTAG TGGGACCCTGTGCCTTGGAATACACTAAGCTCAAGACAGCCGATCACTACTGGACTGACCCCTCTGCCGATGAGCTGGTCCAGAGGCACCGCATTCGGGGTCTGCCTACTCGCCAGGACTCCCCTGCAAAGCGCCCAGCCCTGGGG ATCCGGAAACGGCACTCAAGCGGCAGCGCATCGGAGGACAGGCTGGCTGCCTGTGCCCGCGAGTGTGTGGAGTCCCTGCACCAGAACTCACGGACGCGGCTGCTCTATGGCAAGAACCACGTGCTGGTGCAGCCG AAGGAGGACATGGAGGCGGTCCCTGGCTACCTCTCCCTGCACCAGTCTGCAGAGAGCCTGACTCTGAAGTGGACCCCCAACCAGCTCATGAATGGCACTCTGGGGGACTCCGAGCTGGAAAAGAG CGTTTACTGGGACTATGCCCTGGTGGTGCCCTTCAGCCAGGTCGTGTGCATCCACTGCCACCAGCAAA AGAGCGGTGGCACGCTTGTGCTGGTGAGCCAGGATGGCATCCAGAGGCCGCCGCTGCATTTCCCGCAGGGAGGACACCTGCTGTCCTTTCTGTCTTGTCTGGAGAATGGGCTGCTGCCTCGGGGACAGCTAGAGCCCCCGCTGTGGACCCAGCAGGGGAAG GGGAAGGTGTTCCCCAAGCTACGGAAACGAAGCAGCATTCGCTCCGTGGATATGGAGGAGATGGGCACGGGGCGGGCCACGGACTATGTGTTCCGGATCATCTACCCCGGCCACAGGCACGAGCACA ATGCTGGTGACATGATCGAGATGCAGGGCTTTGggcccagcctgccagcctggcaCCTGGAGCCCCTGTGCAGTCAGggcttctcctgcctctcctgctcCTCCAGCAGCTCCCCACGTGCAACCCCCAGCCACTGTAGCTGCATCCCTGACCG GTTGCCACTCAGGCTACTGTGTGAGAGCATGAAGAGGCAGATCGTGTCCCGGGCCTTCTATGGCT GGCTGGCACACTGCCGCCACCTGTCCACGGTGCGGACCCACCTGTCAGCGCTGGTGCATCATAGCATCATCCCACCTGACCGGCCCCCGGGGGCCTCCGCGGGCCTCACTAAGGACGTGTGGAGCAAGTATCAGAAGGACAAAAAG AACTACAAAGAGCTGGAGCTGCTGCGGCGAGTTTACTACGGAGGCATAGAGCACGAGATCCGCAAGGACGTCTGGCCCTTTCTGCTTGGCCACTACAAGTTTGGCATGAGCAAGAAGGAGATGGAGCAG GTGGACGCAGTGGTGGCAGCAAGGTACCAGCAGGTGTTGGCAGAGTGGAAGGCCTGCGAGGTGGTGGTGAGGCAGCGGGAGCGGGAGGCCCACCCAGCCACACGTACCAAGTTCTCCTCAGGCAGCAGCATCGACAGCCACGTGCAGCGACTCATCCACCGAGACTCCACCATCAGCAACGAT GTGTTTATCTCTGTGGATGATCTGGAACCCCCGGGGCCCCAGGACCCTGAAGATTGCAGACCAAAACCTGAGCAGGAAGCAGGAGCTGGGACTCCGGGCACCACGGTGGTGGAGCAGCAGCATTCCGTGGAGTTCGACTCTCCAGACTCAGGACTGCCCTCCTCTCGCAATTACTCCGTGGCCTCGGGCATCCAGTCAAGCCTAGATGAGGGGCAGAGCGTGGGCTTCGAAGAGGAGGACGGCGGTGGGGAGGAAGGCTCCAGTGGGCCCGGTCCTGCAGCTCACACTTTGACGGAGCCCCAGGATCTCAGCCAGGAGAAGCCTTCTCAGGCCGGAGAACTGGAGGCCGGAGAGGAGCTTGCGGCTGTGTGCGCGGCTGCCTACACC ATAGAATTACTGGACACTGTGGCCTTAAACCTGCACCGCATAGACAAGGATGTGCAGAGATGTGACCGCAACTACTGGTACTTCACGCCCCCCAACCTCGAGAGGCTCAGAGACGTCATGTGCAG CTACGTGTGGGAGCACCTGGAGGTGGGCTATGTGCAGGGCATGTGCGATCTGCTGGCGCCTCTCCTGGTCACCCTCGACAATG ATCAGCTGGCCTACAGCTGCTTCAGCCACCTCATGAAGAGGATGAGCCAGAACTTCCCCAACGGGGGTGCCATGGACACCCACTTTTCCAACATGCGCTCCCTCATCCAG ATCCTGGACTCAGAGCTATTTGAGCTGATGCATCAGAATGGAGACTACACCCACTTCTACTTCTGTTATCGCTGGTTCCTGCTGGATTTTAAGAGAG AACTGCTGTATGAGGATGTGTTTGCTGTGTGGGAGGTGATCTGGGCAGCCAGGCACATCTCATCGGAGCACTTTGTCCTGTTCATCGCCCTCGCCCTGGTGGAGGCCTACCGAGAGATCATCTGCGACAACAACATGGACTTCACTGACATCATCAAGTTTTTCAATG GGACTTCTCTGAAAACCACGTGTAAGTGA